CCCGGATAGAATACGGGTGGGGCAGAAACTGATATTTTACTTCGGTGGAGAAATCCCCCGGAGGATCGACATCAATCTCAAGTTTTATTTTCAGTTTCTGATTGGCCGGAATTGGTATTGCTATTTTACCTGGCAGTCCGATTGTCAGTATGGATGGCTTTGTGTCCATCTTGATAAACGCGCTTTCAATTGGTGAAAAGGCTTTCTTATCGATAGATGAAATATCCGGTTTAAACCCGAACGATATCAGTTCTTTTTCCAATGCAGAAAAATACGGATCGAGCTTAAAATCGGGATGAGGAGCCAAAAGGGAGAAGTCCAAGTCCTCGGAAAACCTATCGAGGCCGTAAAGGATCCGAAGCGCGGTACCGCCATAGAACGCCGCGTGCTCGAAGAATTTTGAGCGCCATAAACCGAGAAGCGCGATCTCCTGGACAATTTCCCGGAGCGCCCATATAGCGGAGTCGACAGAATCGATTTTATATCTTGATAGAAGTTCGTCCAACGGATTCAAAGTTTCCCCTTCCCTAATATTTCATAGAGTAATTCTATCGTTCTATTTACCGATCTCTCTGAAATAGATTTTATTATTGAAGGATTAAATTTATTCATCTCTGATTGATCGACCCGGAGATTTTGAAAAAGGTACTCTTCTAATGCCACTGATGTAAAAATATCCTTTTCAATAAAAAGACGGTCGCATAATGCCTTCTCCGGGGACGCGATAAGAAAGCCGCGTTGGTCGTCTATATCGATATGCTGATAGCCGATTGAATAGTATTCGTTAGGAAAGTGATAATATCGGAAATTCCCGACGGGTGTAGAAAAAAGCTTATTTTTACCGGTTGTTGCAGAAGCGATTTCCATCACCCCTTCCGGGATCAGTCCCCAATAATTGAGAGCATACTCGAATGAGACATACGACGGCCCATAGATCATGTTTGCTAAAATTTCTCGAGAGTACAGGGATACATTTCGGTTTTTCTGAATATATATTCCCTTCTTGATCCGGGTTATTCTCCCCTTCTTTAGATAATCAGATAGAGCCTTCCTAGGATGCTTATAGACACTCAGGGTATTCATCACCGTTTGGTAATCAAGTTCGGGATAGTCCGGAAATTCAATTTGCATAAAACATCCAATAATACCAGTATGTTACTATT
Above is a genomic segment from Brevinematales bacterium containing:
- a CDS encoding nucleotidyl transferase AbiEii/AbiGii toxin family protein, which produces MNPLDELLSRYKIDSVDSAIWALREIVQEIALLGLWRSKFFEHAAFYGGTALRILYGLDRFSEDLDFSLLAPHPDFKLDPYFSALEKELISFGFKPDISSIDKKAFSPIESAFIKMDTKPSILTIGLPGKIAIPIPANQKLKIKLEIDVDPPGDFSTEVKYQFLPHPYSIRAFALSSMFAGKLHALIARKWGKRVKGRDWYDFIWFVGKGVPVNLKHLISRLVQTGEITNHSERNEEHIRKLLQSRIEQVDIDQAKSDIRPFIADQSKTEVWSKEYFIEALNQIAFK